From one Pseudomonas sp. S35 genomic stretch:
- a CDS encoding Fe2+-dependent dioxygenase, with protein MLLHIPGLFSREEVQRIRQALENADWADGKITAGHQSAKAKHNLQLPEGHPLAKEVGAAMLERLWQNPLFMSAALPHKVFPPLLNCYTAGGSFDFHIDNAVRQPKGSHERVRTDLSSTLFFSDPDEYDGGELEIQDTFGLQRVKLPAGDMVLYPGSSLHKVNAVTRGARYASFFWTQSLVREDSQRTLLFEMDGAIQQLSRDVPDHPGLIQLTGTYHNLLRRWVEV; from the coding sequence ATGTTGCTGCACATTCCCGGCCTGTTCTCTCGCGAGGAAGTGCAGCGCATCCGCCAAGCCCTGGAAAATGCCGATTGGGCCGACGGCAAAATCACCGCCGGGCACCAGTCCGCCAAAGCCAAGCACAACCTGCAATTACCCGAAGGCCACCCGTTGGCGAAGGAGGTCGGCGCAGCAATGCTTGAGCGTTTGTGGCAGAACCCGCTGTTTATGTCTGCGGCGTTACCGCACAAAGTCTTCCCGCCGCTACTCAACTGCTACACCGCCGGCGGCAGTTTCGACTTTCATATCGACAACGCCGTGCGCCAGCCCAAAGGCAGCCATGAGCGGGTGCGCACCGACCTTTCCTCCACCCTGTTCTTCAGCGACCCCGACGAATACGACGGCGGCGAGCTGGAGATCCAGGACACTTTCGGCCTGCAGCGCGTCAAGTTGCCCGCGGGCGACATGGTGCTGTACCCCGGTTCCAGCCTGCACAAAGTCAACGCCGTCACCCGTGGCGCGCGTTATGCCTCGTTCTTCTGGACCCAGAGCCTGGTGCGTGAAGACAGCCAGCGCACGTTGCTGTTCGAGATGGACGGCGCCATCCAGCAATTGAGCCGTGATGTCCCCGACCACCCAGGGCTGATCCAGCTCACCGGCACCTATCACAACCTGTTGCGTCGCTGGGTCGAGGTCTGA
- a CDS encoding peptide chain release factor 3: MTHQAAEVAKRRTFAIISHPDAGKTTITEKLLLMGKAIAVAGTVKSRKSDRHATSDWMEMEKQRGISITTSVMQFPYRDHMVNLLDTPGHEDFSEDTYRTLTAVDSALMVLDGGKGVEPRTIALMDVCRLRDTPIVSFINKLDRDIRDPIELLDEIEAVLKIKAAPITWPIGCYRDFKGVYHLADDYIIVYTAGHGHERTDVKIIEKLDSDEARAHLGDEYDRFVDQLELVQGACHEFNQQEFLDGQLTPVFFGTALGNFGVDHVLDAVVDWAPKPLARVANERTVEPVEEKFTGFVFKIQANMDPKHRDRIAFMRICSGKYEKGMKMRHVRTGKDVRIGDALTFFSSEREQLEEAYAGDIIGLHNHGTIQIGDTFTEGEALGFTGIPHFAPELFRRVRLRDPLKSKQLRQGLQQLAEEGATQVFFPERSNDIILGAVGVLQFDVVASRLKEEYKVECSYEPITVYSARWIDCSDKKKLEEFSNKAVENLAVDGGGHLTYLAPTRVNLALMEERWPDVKFRATREHH; encoded by the coding sequence ATGACCCACCAGGCCGCCGAAGTCGCGAAACGCCGCACTTTCGCCATTATTTCCCACCCCGATGCCGGTAAAACCACCATCACCGAGAAGCTGTTGCTGATGGGCAAGGCAATCGCTGTGGCCGGCACGGTGAAATCCCGCAAATCTGACCGCCATGCCACCTCCGACTGGATGGAAATGGAAAAACAACGGGGTATTTCCATTACCACGTCGGTCATGCAGTTCCCGTATCGCGACCACATGGTCAACCTGCTCGACACCCCAGGTCACGAAGACTTCTCCGAAGACACCTACCGCACCCTGACCGCGGTGGACTCGGCACTGATGGTCCTCGATGGCGGTAAAGGCGTCGAGCCACGGACCATCGCGCTGATGGACGTGTGCCGCCTGCGTGACACGCCAATCGTCAGCTTCATCAACAAACTCGACCGCGACATCCGCGACCCCATCGAGTTGTTGGATGAAATCGAAGCGGTCCTGAAGATCAAGGCCGCGCCGATCACCTGGCCGATTGGTTGCTACCGCGACTTCAAGGGCGTGTACCACCTGGCCGACGACTACATCATTGTCTACACCGCCGGTCACGGTCACGAACGTACCGATGTGAAAATTATCGAGAAGCTCGACTCGGACGAAGCCCGCGCCCACCTGGGTGACGAGTACGACCGTTTTGTCGACCAACTGGAACTGGTGCAGGGCGCCTGCCATGAGTTCAACCAGCAGGAATTCCTCGATGGCCAACTGACGCCTGTGTTCTTCGGGACCGCGTTGGGCAACTTCGGCGTGGACCATGTGCTCGACGCCGTCGTGGACTGGGCGCCGAAGCCGCTGGCCCGTGTGGCCAACGAGCGTACGGTTGAGCCGGTCGAAGAGAAATTCACCGGTTTCGTGTTCAAGATCCAGGCGAACATGGACCCCAAGCACCGCGACCGCATCGCCTTCATGCGCATCTGCTCCGGCAAGTACGAAAAAGGCATGAAGATGCGCCACGTGCGCACCGGCAAGGACGTACGCATCGGCGACGCCCTGACGTTCTTCTCCTCCGAGCGTGAACAGCTCGAAGAAGCCTACGCCGGCGACATCATCGGCCTGCACAACCACGGCACCATCCAGATCGGCGACACCTTCACCGAAGGCGAAGCGCTGGGCTTCACCGGTATCCCGCACTTCGCCCCGGAACTGTTCCGCCGCGTACGCCTGCGTGACCCGCTCAAATCCAAGCAACTGCGCCAAGGTTTGCAGCAACTGGCGGAAGAGGGCGCTACCCAGGTGTTCTTCCCCGAGCGCAGCAACGACATTATCCTCGGCGCCGTCGGCGTGCTGCAGTTCGATGTGGTGGCCAGCCGCCTGAAAGAGGAATACAAGGTCGAATGCTCGTATGAGCCAATCACCGTGTACTCCGCGCGTTGGATCGATTGCAGCGATAAGAAGAAGTTGGAAGAGTTCTCCAACAAGGCTGTGGAAAACCTCGCGGTCGACGGCGGCGGTCACCTGACCTACCTAGCGCCGACACGGGTCAACCTGGCATTGATGGAAGAGCGCTGGCCGGATGTGAAATTCCGCGCTACTCGCGAGCACCATTAA
- a CDS encoding oligopeptide/dipeptide ABC transporter ATP-binding protein: MSLLEIKNLNVRFGDKTAVPVVDGLDISVDKGEVLAIVGESGSGKSVTMMALMGLIEHPGIVTADALTFDGKDMLKLSNRQRRQIVGKDLAMVFQDPMTALNPSYTVGFQIEEVLRLHLKMSGKQARKRAIELLEKVEIPGAASRMDAYPHQLSGGMSQRVAIAMAIAGEPKLLIADEPTTALDVTIQAQIMELLLALQKEQNMGLVLITHDLAVVAETAQRVCVMYAGQAVEVGQVPQLFDIPAHPYSEALLKAIPEHSLGASRLATLPGIVPGRYDRPQGCLLSPRCPYVQDSCRQTRPGLDPKSNSLARCFYPLNQEVA; this comes from the coding sequence ATGTCACTGTTAGAAATCAAGAATCTCAACGTACGCTTCGGCGACAAGACCGCTGTACCGGTGGTCGATGGCCTCGATATTTCGGTCGACAAGGGCGAAGTCCTGGCCATCGTTGGCGAGTCGGGTTCGGGTAAGTCCGTGACCATGATGGCGCTGATGGGCCTGATCGAGCACCCTGGCATCGTCACCGCCGACGCGCTGACCTTCGACGGCAAGGACATGCTCAAGCTGAGCAATCGCCAGCGCCGCCAGATCGTCGGCAAAGACCTGGCGATGGTCTTCCAGGACCCGATGACCGCGCTGAACCCCAGCTACACCGTGGGTTTCCAGATCGAAGAAGTGCTGCGCCTGCACCTGAAAATGTCCGGCAAGCAAGCGCGCAAGCGCGCCATCGAGTTGTTGGAAAAGGTTGAAATCCCAGGCGCTGCCAGCCGGATGGACGCCTACCCGCACCAACTGTCCGGCGGTATGAGCCAACGGGTGGCAATCGCCATGGCCATTGCTGGCGAGCCGAAGCTGTTGATCGCCGATGAACCGACCACCGCGCTCGACGTGACCATCCAGGCGCAGATCATGGAGCTGCTGCTGGCCCTGCAGAAAGAACAGAACATGGGCCTGGTGCTGATCACCCACGACCTGGCAGTGGTGGCTGAAACCGCCCAGCGCGTGTGCGTGATGTACGCCGGCCAAGCCGTGGAAGTCGGCCAGGTGCCGCAACTGTTCGACATCCCGGCCCACCCGTACAGCGAAGCCCTGCTCAAGGCGATTCCCGAGCACAGCCTCGGCGCCTCGCGCCTGGCCACGCTGCCGGGCATCGTGCCCGGCCGCTATGACCGCCCGCAGGGTTGCCTGCTGTCGCCGCGTTGCCCGTATGTGCAGGACAGCTGCCGCCAGACCCGTCCGGGCCTTGACCCTAAATCCAACAGCCTTGCGCGCTGCTTCTACCCCTTGAACCAGGAGGTGGCGTAA
- a CDS encoding peptide ABC transporter ATP-binding protein — MAVVLTARDLTRHYEVSRGLFKGHATVRALNGVSFELEAGKTLAVVGESGCGKSTLARALTLIEEPSSGSLKIAGQEVAGADKAQRKQLRKDVQMVFQSPYASLNPRQKVGDQLGEPLLINTNLSAAERREKVQAMMKQVGLRPEHYQRYPHMFSGGQRQRIALARAMMLQPKVLVADEPTSALDVSIQAQVLNLFMDLQQEFNTAYVFISHNLAVVQHVADDVMVMYLGRPVEVGPKDDIYARPLHPYTQALLSATPTIHPDPNKPKIKIVGELPNPLNPPPGCAFHKRCPYATARCSSEEPQLRALDNRQVACHYAEQFVA; from the coding sequence ATGGCCGTCGTTCTTACCGCCCGCGACCTGACCCGTCACTACGAAGTGTCCCGTGGCCTGTTCAAGGGCCACGCCACCGTGCGCGCCCTCAATGGCGTGTCCTTCGAGCTGGAAGCCGGCAAGACCCTCGCGGTGGTCGGCGAGTCGGGTTGCGGCAAATCCACCCTGGCCCGTGCGCTGACGCTGATTGAAGAGCCGTCGTCCGGCTCGCTGAAAATCGCCGGCCAGGAAGTCGCCGGGGCCGACAAGGCTCAGCGCAAACAACTACGCAAAGACGTGCAGATGGTGTTCCAGAGCCCGTACGCCTCGTTGAACCCCCGGCAGAAAGTCGGCGATCAACTCGGCGAGCCACTGCTGATCAACACCAACCTGTCCGCTGCCGAACGCCGCGAGAAAGTGCAGGCAATGATGAAGCAAGTGGGCTTGCGCCCTGAGCATTACCAGCGCTACCCGCACATGTTCTCCGGCGGCCAACGCCAGCGCATCGCCCTGGCCCGCGCGATGATGCTGCAACCCAAGGTGCTGGTGGCGGATGAGCCGACCTCGGCGCTGGACGTCTCGATCCAGGCCCAGGTGCTCAACCTGTTCATGGACCTGCAGCAGGAATTCAACACGGCCTACGTGTTCATTTCCCACAACCTGGCGGTGGTGCAGCACGTTGCCGATGACGTGATGGTGATGTACCTCGGTCGCCCGGTGGAAGTCGGCCCCAAGGACGACATCTACGCCCGCCCGCTGCACCCGTACACCCAGGCGCTGCTGTCGGCCACACCGACCATCCATCCGGACCCGAACAAACCGAAGATCAAAATCGTCGGCGAGTTGCCTAACCCACTGAACCCGCCGCCTGGCTGTGCTTTCCACAAGCGCTGCCCGTACGCGACGGCGCGGTGCAGCAGCGAGGAGCCGCAGTTGCGCGCCTTGGATAACCGGCAGGTGGCTTGCCACTATGCCGAGCAGTTTGTGGCCTGA
- a CDS encoding tetratricopeptide repeat protein: MGFLLRREEVLNVEQLQGMLDDSPVRAAQAILIAAKEGVVDAQALLGQILLEGRGIARDEALALRWFQIAAQGGHLMARNMAGRCLEHGWGCAIDEAAAAREYRLAADAGLDWGQYNYANLLATGRGVAENPQHALALYRQAAEQGHAKSMNLLGRYLEDAQVCPRDLEAAVEWYRRSAEAGDFRGQFSYAAVLADRGQVEAALEWLRKALAGGNLKFLRTAHKALAAASDPRVRALAEAFRQRAVSLA, translated from the coding sequence ATGGGCTTTTTATTGCGCCGCGAAGAAGTGCTCAACGTTGAGCAATTGCAGGGCATGCTCGACGACTCGCCGGTGCGCGCGGCCCAGGCGATTTTGATCGCGGCCAAGGAGGGCGTGGTGGATGCCCAGGCCTTGCTCGGGCAAATCCTGCTGGAAGGCCGCGGTATTGCGCGCGATGAAGCGCTGGCGCTGCGTTGGTTCCAGATTGCGGCGCAGGGCGGGCATTTAATGGCGCGCAATATGGCCGGGCGTTGCCTGGAGCATGGCTGGGGGTGTGCCATCGACGAAGCGGCGGCTGCGCGGGAATACCGCTTGGCGGCAGACGCGGGATTGGATTGGGGCCAGTACAACTATGCCAATCTGCTGGCGACGGGCCGGGGTGTTGCCGAGAACCCGCAGCACGCGCTGGCCCTGTATCGGCAAGCCGCAGAACAGGGGCATGCCAAGTCGATGAACCTGCTGGGGCGCTACCTGGAAGACGCTCAGGTTTGCCCGAGGGACCTGGAGGCGGCTGTGGAGTGGTATCGACGCTCAGCCGAGGCCGGGGATTTTCGCGGGCAGTTCAGTTACGCGGCGGTGTTGGCCGACAGGGGCCAGGTCGAGGCGGCGCTGGAGTGGTTGCGCAAGGCGCTGGCGGGCGGAAATCTCAAGTTCCTGCGAACAGCCCACAAGGCCTTGGCGGCGGCGAGTGATCCGCGGGTTCGAGCGCTGGCCGAGGCCTTCCGCCAACGGGCCGTGAGCCTTGCCTGA
- a CDS encoding ABC transporter ATP-binding protein: MIELQNLSKTFQSNGKTVTAVNDVSLTVNEGEICVFLGPSGCGKSTTLKMINRLIKPSSGKILINGEDTTDLDEVTLRRNIGYVIQQIGLFPNMTIEENIVVVPKLLGWDKQKCHDRARELMSMIKLEPKQYLHRYPRELSGGQQQRIGVIRALAADAPLLLMDEPFGAVDPINREMIQNEFFEMQRALNKTVIMVSHDIDEAIKLGDKIAIFRAGKLLQIDHPDTLLAHPADEFVSNFVGQDSTLKRLLLVKAEDAADNAPSVSPETPVADALELMDETDRRYVVVTCAENKALGYVRRRDLHRQTGTCGQYLREFNATAAYDEHLRILLSRMYEFNRSWLPVMDAERVFLGEVTQESIAEYLSSGKSRGGKTSIVSPAETALA, translated from the coding sequence ATGATCGAACTTCAAAACCTGTCCAAGACCTTCCAAAGCAACGGCAAGACTGTCACTGCCGTCAACGATGTAAGCCTGACCGTCAATGAAGGCGAAATTTGCGTATTCCTCGGCCCGTCGGGCTGCGGCAAGAGCACCACGCTGAAGATGATCAACCGCCTGATCAAGCCCTCCTCGGGCAAGATCCTGATCAACGGCGAAGACACCACCGACCTCGACGAAGTGACCCTGCGTCGCAACATCGGCTACGTAATCCAGCAGATCGGCCTGTTCCCCAACATGACCATCGAGGAAAACATCGTGGTCGTGCCCAAGCTGCTGGGCTGGGACAAACAAAAATGCCACGACCGCGCACGCGAATTGATGAGCATGATCAAGCTGGAGCCCAAGCAGTATCTGCATCGCTACCCGCGTGAGCTGTCCGGTGGTCAGCAACAGCGTATCGGGGTGATCCGTGCGCTGGCGGCCGATGCACCGCTGCTGTTGATGGACGAACCGTTCGGCGCGGTCGACCCGATCAACCGCGAGATGATCCAGAACGAATTCTTCGAGATGCAACGCGCCTTGAACAAGACCGTGATCATGGTCAGCCACGACATCGACGAGGCCATCAAGCTGGGCGACAAGATCGCCATCTTCCGCGCTGGCAAGCTGCTGCAGATCGACCATCCGGACACCCTGCTGGCCCATCCAGCCGATGAATTCGTCAGCAACTTCGTAGGCCAGGACAGCACCCTCAAGCGCCTGCTGCTGGTGAAAGCTGAAGATGCGGCGGACAACGCCCCGTCGGTGAGCCCGGAAACCCCGGTGGCCGATGCCCTGGAGTTGATGGACGAAACCGACCGCCGTTATGTGGTGGTCACCTGCGCCGAGAACAAGGCGTTGGGCTATGTACGACGTCGCGACCTGCATCGTCAGACAGGCACTTGTGGCCAGTACCTGCGCGAGTTCAACGCCACGGCGGCGTATGACGAGCACTTGCGCATCCTGCTGTCGCGCATGTACGAGTTCAACCGCTCGTGGTTGCCGGTGATGGATGCCGAGCGGGTGTTCCTGGGTGAAGTGACCCAGGAGTCGATTGCCGAGTACCTGAGCTCCGGTAAGTCCCGTGGGGGCAAGACCAGCATTGTTTCGCCTGCCGAGACCGCACTGGCCTGA
- a CDS encoding ABC transporter permease, giving the protein MAIRYGKGLIGSVVVVALLALLVHWIGINTIELYRDDLLFYLQAHLILVLVSMLAALAVGIPAGILLSRPTMVGRAERFMQIFNIGNTVPPLAVLAIALGVLGIGSGPAIFALFLASLLPIVRNTYEGLKNVQGSLKEAATGIGMTPRQVLFRVELPNAVPIIIGGVRVALAINVGTAPLAFLIGANSLGSLIFPGIALNNQPQLLLGAACTALLALLLDGLVTMASRLWLERGLRPS; this is encoded by the coding sequence GTGGCTATTCGCTATGGCAAAGGGCTGATAGGAAGCGTGGTTGTCGTCGCGCTCCTGGCCCTGCTGGTCCACTGGATCGGCATCAACACGATCGAACTGTACCGCGACGATTTGTTGTTTTACCTGCAAGCACACCTGATCCTCGTTCTAGTCTCCATGCTGGCGGCCCTCGCTGTGGGCATCCCCGCCGGTATCCTGCTCAGCCGCCCCACTATGGTCGGGCGCGCAGAACGCTTCATGCAGATCTTCAACATCGGCAACACCGTCCCGCCCCTGGCCGTATTGGCCATCGCCCTCGGCGTCCTCGGCATCGGCAGCGGCCCGGCCATCTTCGCGTTGTTCCTCGCCTCCCTCCTGCCCATCGTGCGCAACACCTACGAAGGCCTTAAAAACGTTCAAGGTTCCCTCAAGGAAGCCGCCACCGGCATCGGCATGACCCCACGCCAGGTGCTGTTTCGCGTGGAATTGCCCAACGCCGTGCCCATCATCATCGGCGGTGTGCGCGTGGCCCTGGCGATCAACGTCGGTACCGCACCGCTGGCGTTCCTGATCGGCGCCAACAGCCTGGGCAGCCTGATCTTCCCCGGCATCGCCCTGAACAACCAGCCGCAATTGCTGCTCGGCGCCGCGTGCACCGCGTTGCTGGCATTGCTGCTTGACGGTCTGGTGACCATGGCCAGCCGCCTCTGGCTGGAACGCGGGTTGCGTCCGTCTTAA
- a CDS encoding type III PLP-dependent enzyme gives MSINVEDYFARATFDKMKAFADKQETPFVVIDTAMISQAYDDLRAGFEFAKVYYAVKANPAVEIIDLLKDKGSSFDIASIYELDKVMDRGVSADRISYGNTIKKSKDIRYFFEKGVRLFSTDSEADLRNIAKAAPGSKVYVRILTEGSTTADWPLSRKFGCQTDMAMDLLILARDLGLVPYGISFHVGSQQRDISVWDAAIAKVKVIFERLKEEDNIHLKLINMGGGFPANYITRTNSLETYAEEIIRFLKEDFGDDLPEIILEPGRSLIANAGILVSEVVLVARKSRTAVERWVYTDVGKFSGLIETMDEAIKFPIWTEKKGEMEEVVIAGPTCDSADIMYENYKYGLPLNLAIGDRLYWLSTGAYTTSYSAVEFNGFPPLKSFYV, from the coding sequence ATGTCGATCAACGTCGAAGATTATTTCGCACGCGCCACTTTTGACAAAATGAAGGCGTTCGCCGACAAGCAAGAAACCCCGTTCGTGGTGATTGACACCGCGATGATCAGCCAGGCCTACGACGACCTGCGCGCCGGTTTCGAATTCGCCAAGGTGTATTACGCCGTCAAGGCCAACCCAGCCGTCGAGATTATCGACCTGTTGAAAGACAAGGGTTCGAGCTTCGACATCGCGTCGATCTACGAGCTGGACAAGGTGATGGACCGTGGTGTCAGCGCCGACCGTATCAGCTACGGCAATACCATCAAGAAATCCAAGGACATCCGCTACTTCTTTGAAAAGGGCGTGCGCCTGTTCTCCACCGACTCTGAAGCCGACCTGCGCAACATCGCCAAGGCCGCGCCGGGCTCCAAAGTGTATGTGCGCATCCTCACCGAAGGCTCGACCACGGCTGACTGGCCTTTGTCGCGCAAATTCGGCTGCCAGACCGACATGGCGATGGACCTGCTGATCCTGGCGCGTGACCTGGGCCTGGTGCCGTACGGCATCTCGTTCCACGTGGGTTCGCAGCAGCGCGATATCAGCGTGTGGGACGCGGCAATCGCCAAGGTCAAGGTGATCTTCGAGCGCCTGAAAGAAGAAGACAACATCCACCTCAAGCTGATCAACATGGGCGGCGGCTTCCCGGCCAACTACATCACCCGCACCAACAGCCTGGAAACCTACGCTGAAGAAATCATCCGCTTCCTCAAGGAAGACTTCGGCGACGACCTGCCGGAAATCATCCTGGAGCCGGGCCGCTCGTTGATCGCCAACGCCGGCATCCTGGTCAGTGAAGTGGTACTGGTGGCACGTAAATCCCGTACCGCCGTCGAGCGTTGGGTGTACACGGACGTGGGCAAGTTCTCCGGCCTGATCGAAACCATGGACGAAGCCATCAAGTTCCCGATCTGGACCGAGAAGAAAGGCGAGATGGAAGAAGTGGTCATCGCCGGCCCAACCTGCGACAGCGCCGACATCATGTACGAAAACTACAAGTACGGCCTGCCGCTGAACCTGGCCATTGGTGACCGTTTGTACTGGTTGTCGACCGGTGCGTACACCACCAGCTACAGCGCGGTTGAGTTCAATGGCTTTCCGCCGCTGAAGTCGTTCTACGTGTAA
- a CDS encoding ABC transporter permease subunit, translated as MTTPTPVSAVDQSLLYPSPYKEFWQAFSKNKGAVAGLAFMVLIVFCAIFAPWVAPHNPSEQYRDFLLTPPSWLEGGQIQFLLGTDELGRDLLSRLIQGSRLSLLIGLSSVVMSLIPGILLGLFAGFFPRLLGPTIMRLMDIMLALPSLLLAVAIVAILGPGLINTVIAIAIVSLPSYVRLTRAAVMGELNRDYVTAARLAGAGLPRLMFITVLPNCMAPLIVQATLSFSSAILDAAALGFLGLGVQPPTPEWGTMLASARDYIERAWWVVSLPGLTILLSVLAINLMGDGLRDALDPKLKNAA; from the coding sequence ATGACCACACCTACTCCCGTGTCAGCAGTCGATCAAAGCCTGCTGTATCCGTCGCCGTACAAAGAATTCTGGCAAGCCTTCTCCAAGAACAAGGGCGCAGTTGCCGGCCTGGCATTCATGGTGCTGATCGTGTTCTGCGCGATCTTCGCCCCCTGGGTGGCACCGCATAACCCGAGCGAGCAATACCGCGACTTCCTGCTGACCCCGCCGTCGTGGCTGGAAGGCGGGCAGATCCAGTTCCTGCTCGGCACCGACGAGCTGGGCCGTGACCTGCTCTCGCGCCTGATCCAGGGTTCGCGCCTGTCGCTGCTGATCGGCTTGTCGTCGGTGGTGATGTCGCTGATCCCGGGCATCCTGCTGGGCCTGTTCGCCGGGTTCTTCCCGCGTTTGCTTGGCCCGACCATCATGCGTCTGATGGACATCATGCTGGCCCTGCCATCGCTGCTGCTGGCCGTTGCCATCGTCGCAATCCTCGGCCCTGGCCTGATCAACACCGTGATCGCCATCGCGATCGTGTCGTTGCCATCCTATGTACGCCTGACCCGCGCAGCGGTGATGGGCGAGCTGAACCGTGACTACGTGACCGCCGCCCGCCTCGCTGGCGCCGGCCTGCCACGCCTGATGTTCATCACCGTGCTACCCAACTGCATGGCACCGCTGATCGTACAGGCCACCTTGAGTTTCTCCTCGGCGATCCTCGACGCGGCGGCCTTGGGCTTCCTCGGTCTTGGTGTTCAACCGCCAACCCCTGAGTGGGGCACCATGCTGGCCTCGGCCCGTGACTACATCGAACGCGCCTGGTGGGTGGTGAGCTTGCCTGGTTTGACCATTTTGCTCAGCGTGCTGGCAATCAACTTGATGGGTGACGGCCTGCGCGATGCGCTGGACCCGAAACTCAAGAACGCCGCCTGA
- a CDS encoding glycine betaine ABC transporter substrate-binding protein, with the protein MKKLSLILGCVLLFAGIAQAAEKPVIRIGARVFTEQTLLAEITSQYLRTKGYEARVTGGLGSNLARSAQESGQLDLIWEYTGVSLVAYNHIDEKLDSEQSYARVKELDAKKGLVWLSPSRFSNTYALALPQKVAEQHPEINSISDLTKAMAQDTQEHRLVALDTEFANRSDGLAGMVKLYDMNLTRKNTRQMDAGLVYTALRNGQVFAGLVYTTDGRLNAFKLKLLADDMHYFPDYTAAPVVRQEYLDKHPQLAAELKPLATLFDDETMRQLNARVDVDHESPSAVAADFLRQHPIN; encoded by the coding sequence ATGAAAAAACTTAGCTTGATATTAGGCTGCGTCCTGCTGTTTGCAGGCATCGCGCAAGCCGCTGAAAAACCGGTGATCCGCATCGGCGCCCGGGTATTCACCGAACAGACCCTGCTGGCCGAAATCACTTCCCAGTACCTGCGCACCAAGGGCTACGAAGCCCGCGTGACCGGTGGCCTGGGCAGCAACCTGGCGCGCAGTGCCCAGGAAAGCGGGCAACTGGACCTGATCTGGGAGTACACCGGTGTGTCGCTAGTGGCCTACAACCACATCGACGAGAAACTCGACAGCGAACAGTCCTACGCTCGGGTGAAAGAACTCGACGCGAAAAAAGGCCTGGTCTGGCTCTCGCCGTCGCGCTTCAGCAACACCTACGCCCTGGCACTGCCGCAGAAGGTGGCCGAGCAACATCCTGAAATCAACAGCATCAGCGACCTCACCAAGGCCATGGCGCAAGACACCCAGGAACACCGCCTGGTGGCCCTGGACACCGAGTTCGCCAACCGCTCCGACGGCCTGGCCGGCATGGTCAAGCTGTACGACATGAACCTGACCCGCAAGAACACCCGGCAGATGGACGCAGGCCTGGTCTACACCGCCCTGCGCAACGGCCAGGTGTTTGCCGGCCTGGTCTACACCACAGACGGTCGCCTCAACGCCTTCAAGCTCAAACTGCTGGCGGATGACATGCACTACTTCCCCGACTACACCGCCGCGCCGGTGGTGCGTCAGGAATACCTCGACAAGCACCCGCAATTGGCTGCCGAGCTCAAGCCGCTGGCCACCCTGTTCGACGACGAAACCATGCGCCAGTTGAATGCGCGGGTCGACGTCGACCATGAAAGCCCATCCGCTGTTGCCGCCGATTTCCTGCGCCAACATCCGATCAACTAA
- a CDS encoding ABC transporter permease, whose translation MEFLNAFSHLDWAQVLHLTWQHITLVGIAVILAIFIGVPLGILMTRFPPLAGPLQASATVLLTVPSIALFGLLLPFYSKFGQGLGPMPAITAVFLYSLLPIMRNTYLALTGVEPGIREAAKGIGMTFGQRLRMVELPIAVPVILAGVRTAVVMNIGVMTIAATIGAGGLGVLILASISRSDMSMLIVGAVLVSLLAIFADLLLQWLQRSLTPKGLLK comes from the coding sequence ATGGAATTCCTGAACGCCTTTTCCCATCTTGATTGGGCCCAAGTCCTGCACCTGACCTGGCAGCACATCACACTGGTCGGCATCGCGGTGATCCTGGCGATTTTCATCGGCGTGCCCTTGGGTATCCTGATGACGCGCTTCCCGCCCCTTGCCGGCCCGCTGCAAGCCAGCGCCACCGTGCTGCTGACCGTGCCCTCCATTGCCCTGTTCGGCCTGCTGCTGCCGTTCTACTCCAAATTCGGCCAAGGCCTGGGGCCAATGCCGGCGATCACCGCCGTGTTCCTCTACTCCCTGCTGCCGATCATGCGTAACACCTACCTGGCGCTCACTGGCGTGGAACCGGGCATTCGCGAGGCCGCCAAAGGCATCGGCATGACCTTCGGCCAGCGCCTGCGCATGGTCGAACTGCCGATTGCCGTGCCGGTGATCCTCGCCGGTGTGCGCACCGCCGTGGTGATGAACATTGGTGTAATGACCATCGCCGCCACCATCGGTGCCGGTGGCCTGGGTGTACTTATTCTGGCTTCCATCAGCCGCAGCGACATGTCGATGCTGATCGTTGGCGCCGTGCTGGTCAGTCTCCTGGCCATCTTCGCCGACCTGCTTTTGCAATGGCTGCAACGCTCGCTGACTCCAAAAGGATTGCTCAAATGA